Genomic segment of Myxococcus stipitatus:
TCCGGAGCCTCGGGAACATGAGGACGCGCAGCGGCCACATCGCTCGCACCATCGACCATCCGCACCGATGGGGTGCGCTTGCGCTCCATAGCCTCGGGCATGTGAGGACGCGCAGCGGCCACATCGTGCTCACCGTCGACCATCCGCACCGATGGGGTGCCTTCAGCACCGCGCTTGCGCTCCACAGCCTCGGAAACACGAGGAAGTGACGGAGCCACATCGCACTTGCCGTCGACCATCAGTACGGGCGTCGTGCCCGCCTCGTCGCGCCAGCGCTCCGCGTCCTCCATGGAGGTCCCAGGCGGAAGCACGAGCACCGCCAGGTCCACCCCCGAGAGCAGCTCACGCGTCCGAGCAATCCCCAGCGCTTCCACGCGCCCCGGCGTCTCGCGCAGGCCCGCGGTGTCGAACAACGTCACGCCGAGCCCGTTCCACTCGACCCGCGCCTCCAGCGCATCGCGCGTCGTGCCGGGCTCGTCGTCCACCAGCGCGCGCGCCTCGCCCACCAGTCGGTTGAACAGCGTGGACTTGCCCGCGTTGACGGGGCCGAACATCGCCACGCGCGCGCCCCGGCGCACCAGTCGCCCCTGTCCCGCCTCGGCAATCAGCGCTTCCGCCTGCGCACGCAGCGCCTGGACGCGCGACGCCGCGTCCTCGTCGGCACCCTCGGCCTCGTCGGGGAAGTTGAGCACGCCCTCCAGGTCCGCATGCAGGTCGCGCAGCGGCTCCTCCAGCGCGCGCACGCGCCCGGTGAGCGCCCCGGACAACCCCGCCGCCGCCGCTCGCACCGCGGACTCCGAGTCCGCCGCCACCAGGTCGGCGACCGCCTCCGCGCGCGTGAGGTCGATGCGCCCATTCAAGAAGGCGCGACGCGTGAACTCCCCCGGCGTCGCCAGACGCGCGAGCCCCTCTTCGAGCGTCCGCTCCAACAACAACCGCAACAGCCGCGGGCCTCCGTGAGCCTGCAGCTCCACCACATCCTCTCCCGTGAACGATGCGGGCCCTCGGAAGTAGAGGAAGAGCCCCTCATCCAGCACGCGGCCGTGCGCGTCCACGAAGCTCGCGAGGTACGCATGGCGTGGAGTGGGGGAGGGCGGCACGCCCGGAGCCAGCCGACGGCCGACCTCGAGGGCGGCGGGGCCCGACAACCGGATGATGCCCACGGCCCCCGCGGTGGGCGCGGTGGCCAGGGCGACAATCGTGGGAGAAACAGACGTCATGTCGACTCAAGCCGCGGCGACAACCACCGCGCGGCCCTCGAGACGAATCCCTACCGAGGGCCCATGGGAGGCGTGGAGCCTCGGGCGGCCTTCTCCACGGCCTCCCGGTTCTCCTCGATGTACTTCTCGACCGCGGCGTCCTCGATATCCAAATCCCGAAGCACACCCGGGTAGACGAAGC
This window contains:
- a CDS encoding tRNA modification GTPase, with amino-acid sequence MTSVSPTIVALATAPTAGAVGIIRLSGPAALEVGRRLAPGVPPSPTPRHAYLASFVDAHGRVLDEGLFLYFRGPASFTGEDVVELQAHGGPRLLRLLLERTLEEGLARLATPGEFTRRAFLNGRIDLTRAEAVADLVAADSESAVRAAAAGLSGALTGRVRALEEPLRDLHADLEGVLNFPDEAEGADEDAASRVQALRAQAEALIAEAGQGRLVRRGARVAMFGPVNAGKSTLFNRLVGEARALVDDEPGTTRDALEARVEWNGLGVTLFDTAGLRETPGRVEALGIARTRELLSGVDLAVLVLPPGTSMEDAERWRDEAGTTPVLMVDGKCDVAPSLPRVSEAVERKRGAEGTPSVRMVDGEHDVAAARPHMPEAMERKRTPSVRMVDGASDVAAARPHVPEAPDPQRAEHLSEVAGVTLMQTVTTDSAAYPLRSGTSAHDAEHPRADVSPPSPRPRVSGLTGEGVDALREVLLSHLWGSGTPSAVALVSERHADALRRASEALSRAESASRLSTLEVVSGEVAIAMEALGELSGTSASEALIDAIFQRFCIGK